Proteins from a genomic interval of Drosophila melanogaster chromosome 2R:
- the tun gene encoding tungus, isoform B produces the protein MTTDFLFPKISDCSYVSCYCEENVWKLCEQVKRTRPEELSKCYAVFVSNEGRTVPLWRQKAGRGDDQVVIWDYHVFFIHNPLLNRCLVFDLDTTLPFPTYFHKYVTETFRSDLALRPEHHRFFRVIPADTYLIEFSSDRRHMRRPDGSWIKPPPSYPPILSNSNMHCLGDFICMSAGKGPGSVYSLSEFVQNFYKSPHVMAQNNK, from the exons ATGACCACGGACTTCCTCTTCCCTAAAATATCGGACTGCTCCTACGTGTCCTGTTACTG CGAGGAGAACGTGTGGAAGCTCTGCGAGCAGGTGAAGCGGACGCGGCCGGAGGAGCTGTCCAAGTGCTACGCCGTCTTCGTTTCCAACGAGGGTCGCACCGTGCCCCTGTGGCGCCAGAAAGCAGGACGCGGCGACGATCAAGTTGTGATATGG GACTACCACGTCTTCTTCATACACAATCCCTTGCTGAATCGCTGTTTGGTGTTCGATCTGGACACCACACTGCCCTTTCCCACATATTTTCACAAGTACGTGACGGAGACGTTCCGCTCCGATCTGGCCCTGCGTCCGGAGCACCACAG ATTCTTTAGAGTCATACCCGCAGACACATATCTCATTGAGTTCTCGTCGGATCGGCGTCACATGCGTCGGCCGGATGGCAGTTGGATCAAGCCACCGCCCTCCTATCCACCTATACTCTCCAATT CGAATATGCACTGTCTAGGAGACTTTATCTGCATGAGTGCAGGAAAAGGTCCAGGATCGGTCTACAGCCTGTCGGAGTTCGTGCAAAACTTCTACAAATCGCCACATGTGATGGCGCAGAACAACAAGTAG
- the CG8249 gene encoding uncharacterized protein, isoform A: MDEQHQNLNQNGSESNGKQARIVSGLDRLLKTPPPGEQTRAVRRQVIAVILANVGVFSTGMTLAMPTATLHQLKDTTEPVHLNDSQASWFASVNALSAPIGGLLSGFLLDRIGRKKSLIVLNVLIILAWILLATPSESDQNAFFWQLIVSRFMLGVGMGLASAPPGVYAAEISVPKTRGSLILGTSISVAGGITILYGIGYCIRDDFRLIALICCGYQLVALLCVLPLPESHCWLLSKKRVTEAKRSLNYFRGFNKSDEITHPQVLEEFQLLQKSLQQRNTAVKESFWRNLHEPEVYKPLVILMSLFAFQQLTGIFVVIVFAVQISQEAGIEIDPFMCAVLIGLARLITTCPMGYILEWWGRRRAGIISTLGMSVCMFLLAGHSQIEILKEVPYLPVVAIVGFIVLSTLGLYTLPFFMISELFPQKVRGPASGLTVAVGMFISFVVLKTYPGIKEYLGMSNCFIIFGVMALFALIFVYLALPETRRRTLLEIEEQFRSGRSKSQNQADVEMKEVFVRKPEE, from the exons atggatGAGCAGCATCAGAACCTCAATCAAAATGGCAGCGAATCCAATGGTAAGCAGGCCAGGATCGTTTCGGGACTTGATCGTCTGCTGAAGACTCCTCCGCCTGGCGAACAGACAAGAGCAGTGCGGCGACAAGTGATCGCTGTTATCCTGGCCAACGTGGGTGTCTTCTCAACGGGAATGACCCTGGCCATGCCCACCGCCACTCTGCATCAGCTGAAGGACACCACGGAGCCAGTGCATCTGAACGATTCGCAGGCTTCCTGGTTCGCATCGGTAAACGCTCTGTCCGCTCCTATAGGCGGCTTGCTGTCCGGTTTCTTGCTTGACAGGATTGGAAGGAAGAAATCCCTGATAGTGCTCAATGTACTGATTATTCTTGCTTGGATTCTGCTGGCCACACCCAGTGAGAGCGACCAAAATGCCTTCTTTTGGCAACTAATTGTCTCACGATTTATGCTGG GTGTTGGTATGGGACTGGCCAGTGCGCCACCAGGAGTCTATGCAGCCGAGATCAGTGTGCCCAAGACGAGGGGCAGTCTTATACTGGGCACATCCATTTCAGTGGCCGGTGGCATAACGATTCTCTACGGAATTGGTTACTGCATCCGCGATGATTTCCGACTGATTGCCCTCATCTGCTGTGGCTACCAGCTGGTGGCCCTGCTCTGCGTGCTGCCACTTCCGGAAAGTCATTGCTGGCTTCTGTCCAAGAAGCGTGTGACGGAGGCGAAGAGATCACTTAACTACTTCCGTGGATTCAACAAATCGG ATGAAATCACCCATCCCCAAGTGCTCGAAGAGTTCCAGCTTCTGCAGAAATCCCTGCAGCAAAGGAACACCGCGGTGAAGGAGTCCTTTTGGCGTAATCTGCACGAACCGGAGGTCTACAAGCCATTGGTCATCCTGATGAGCTTGTTCGCCTTCCAGCAGCTAACCGGAATCTTTGTGGTCATCGTCTTCGCCGTGCAAATTTCCCAAGAGGCGGGCATCGAAATCGATCCCTTCATGTGCGCCGTGCTCATTGGTTTGGCTCGCTTGATCACCACATGCCCCATGGGATACATCCTGGAGTGGTGGGGTCGCCGAAGGGCAGGGATTATCTCCACTTTGGGCATGTCCGTGTGCATGTTCCTTTTGGCGGGACATAGCCAAATCGAGATCCTTAAGGAAGTCCCATATCTCCCGGTGGTGGCCATTGTGGGCTTCATTGTGCTGAGCACTCTAGGTCTTTACACCCTGCCCTTCTTTATGATCTCCGAGCTTTTTCCGCAAAAGGTTCGAGGGCCCGCTTCAGGACTCACCGTGGCCGTGGGCATGTTCATTTCGTTCGTGGTCTTGAAGACCTATCCCGGCATCAAGGAATACCTGGGAATGTCGAATTGCTTCATCATTTTTGGGGTCATGGCTCTGTTTGCCCTGATCTTCGTTTATCTCGCCCTCCCAGAGACGCGTCGTCGAACGCTCTTGGAGATCGAGGAGCAGTTCCGATCGGGTCGCAGTAAGTCTCAAAACCAGGCTGATGTTGAAATGAAGGAGGTTTTTGTTCGAAAGCCCGAGGAATAG